One Rosa chinensis cultivar Old Blush chromosome 5, RchiOBHm-V2, whole genome shotgun sequence genomic region harbors:
- the LOC112166341 gene encoding histone H2B has translation MAPKAEKKPAEKKPAEKTTVAEKAPAEKKPKAGKKLPKEAGAAAGDKKKKRAKKSVETYKIYIFKVLKQVHPDIGISSKAMGIMNSFINDIFEKLAQESSRLARYNKKPTITSREIQTAVRLVLPGELAKHAVSEGTKAVTKFTSS, from the coding sequence ATGGCGCCCAAAGCCGAGAAGAAGCCCGCGGAGAAGAAGCCGGCCGAGAAGACCACGGTGGCCGAGAAAGCCCCGGCGGAGAAGAAGCCCAAGGCCGGAAAGAAGCTCCCGAAGGAAGCCGGAGCGGCCGCTggagacaagaagaagaagagggccaAGAAGAGCGTCGAGACCTACAAGATCTACATCTTCAAGGTCCTGAAGCAGGTCCACCCTGACATCGGAATCTCCAGCAAGGCCATGGGCATCATGAACAGCTTCATCAACGACATCTTCGAGAAGCTCGCTCAGGAGTCGTCGAGGCTTGCCAGGTACAACAAGAAGCCGACGATTACTTCCCGGGAGATCCAGACGGCGGTGAGGCTTGTGCTTCCCGGTGAATTGGCTAAGCACGCTGTTTCTGAGGGGACTAAGGCGGTGACCAAGTTCACAAGCTCTTGA
- the LOC112167407 gene encoding uncharacterized protein LOC112167407, translated as MYIFNNLSTESSCFQNHSLEHLDLSNCGSRITNLGGVAISAIQTLTELQLVDLQTMSNSTMVALAENCLNLEILDFWDCKAVTGAGICAFSGHKCLKRLVLLNLPYHNFDETDLDSIALGLPSLESESVLVNDRIELVHYRTRRVVKFIDIFMQSFRLNEQM; from the exons ATGTACATTTTCAATAATTTGTCAACAGAGAGCTCATGTTTCCAGAACCATAG CCTGGAGCACCTGGATTTGTCTAACTGTGGGAGTAGAATCACTAATCTTGGAGGTGTGGCAATCTCTGCAATTCAAACCCTCACGGAATTGCAATTGGTTGATCTTCAGACCATGTCAAATAGTACCATGGTTGCTCTTGCAGAGAACTGCCTTAACTTGGAAATACTTGATTTTTGGGACTGTAAAGCTGTAACAGGAGCTGGCATTTGTGCATTTTCAGGTCATAAGTGTTTGAAACGCCTTGTATTGCTTAACTTACCCTATCACAATTTCGATGAAACTGATTTGGACAGCATAGCCCTTGGACTCCCGTCATTGGAGTCGGAATCAGTTCTGGTGAACGATAGGATTGAATTGGTGCACTACAGAACTAGAAGAGTCGTCAAGTTCATTGATATCTTCATGCAGTCCTTCAGATTGAATGAGCAGATGTAG
- the LOC112164177 gene encoding protein DOWN-REGULATED IN DIF1 11-like, translating into MARVDQNVFVKVGLVLVSVALFMSSFAAAQEYEVIYQVSKDAAASPTSIEVDYLVIDVAFPPISSENGQYAFPPNASPESYMKLDECVNKITGYYAEEILPRIFKSEPLTTDSCKAILHLGYDCHIQSVKALLSRPELKEKASEILPKSVQIWETCAFVAPSPF; encoded by the coding sequence ATGGCTAGAGTTGATCAAAATGTGTTTGTCAAGGTTGGTTTGGTGTTAGTAAGTGTAGCACTATTCATGTCATCATTTGCAGCAGCTCAAGAATATGAGGTAATTTATCAAGTTTCTAAGGATGCTGCGGCGAGCCCTACTAGCATCGAGGTTGACTATTTAGTCATTGATGTTGCCTTCCCTCCAATTTCTTCAGAAAACGGTCAATATGCGTTCCCTCCTAACGCATCACCGGAATCTTATATGAAGTTGGATGAATGTGTAAATAAGATTACAGGATATTATGCTGAAGAGATCTTGCCCAGAATTTTTAAAAGCGAACCTCTCACTACGGATAGTTGCAAAGCCATTCTGCATTTGGGATATGATTGTCACATTCAGTCAGTGAAAGCTCTGCTCTCACGTCCGGAACTAAAAGAAAAAGCTTCTGAGATACTGCCTAAAAGTGTGCAGATTTGGGAAACATGTGCCTTTGTTGCCCCTTCTCCTTTCTAA